Below is a genomic region from Phycobacter azelaicus.
TCTGGGTCGATGCCGAGGACAGACCTCAGGAAATCGTTTTCCGTGTCAAAGACAACGGCCCGGGCATCCCTGCAGAGTATCACGACAAGATCTTTGAAATTTTCCAAACCCTCAGACCACGGGATGAGATCGAAAGCAGTGGCATGGGACTGGCTTTGGTCAAGAAACATGCCACGCTGGCCAATGCCAAGATACTCGTCGAGTCTGATGGAACAGATGGATCCACATTCACGCTACATTGGCCCAAGCAGACGGCGCCGCAAGAACTGGTAGGCTGACATGAGCAAACATCCATCTCTTTCGCAGCAGGCATTAAACATAGTTCTTGTCGAAGATGACGATGGCGATGCAAAGGCCCTGCAACGCGCATTTCAGCGAGCTAAGATCGCAAACCCTCTTATCCGGGTCCGAGACGGTGTAGAAGCCCTAGACTTGTTGCGGGGGCAAATGGACGTCATTCCCCCAAGGAAATTCGTTGTCTTATGTGACATAAACATGCCCCGCATGAACGGTCTCGAGCTGCTTGCAGAAATTCGCAAAGATCCTAAGCTGTGCAAGACACTCATCTTCATGCTCACCACATCAGATGACCGCAGCGACATCGATACCGCATACCGCAACAACGTCGCTGGCTATATAGTCAAATCGCGAGCCGGGCATATGTTCCTTGATTTGATGAACACACTCGACGCCTATTGGCGTGTCGTAGAACTGCCTGATATTTAAAGAGGTTTTGTCATGCTCGACATCATGATCGTTGATGACGATATCGCAGATCGCAAGCTGCTGCGTCGATTGTTGAAATCATCCGAAGAGGATCGGGTCTTCAGAGAAGTCAGCAACGGCCGGTCAGCCTTAGAATACGCGGAACAAGACATCGATGTCATTTTCCTAGACCACCTTTTGCCCGGTCTCACCGGATTGGATCTGCTGGAACGTTTCGTTCAAACTTGGCCGAAGGCGGCCATTATCCTCATGACCGGCCAAGGCGACGAAGAGATCGCCAAGACGGCCATCCTGCAAGGCGCATCTGATTACATTCCAAAGTCGATCATGACATCAAGCGCGCTCAATCGCATGGTGGACAACGGTCTGAAACTGTCCCGCATGCGATGGAAGCTGGAAGAGCAACGGCGCGAACTCAGCCTGTTCTCGGATACGCTGGTCCATGATCTGAGAGCTCCGGTGCGCGCCATAGAATTCCTGAGCGAGCAGATCCAGACGGATTTTGAAAACGGCCAGATGGAAGATGTGTACAAAGAGTTCGACATGATGAAGCTCTCGGTGAAACGCATGTCGGAACTGATTGAAAGCCTAGCCAGCCATATCAGCCTTGATGGCAGCGCCAACTGGGAACACGTCTCACTGGAAAACCTGTGCGAGCGGGTGCGAATGGCCCTTGCGCGCGAGATATCAGACAGTTGCGCACAGTTGACCTGGGAAACCCGCAACCTGTCCGCGTATTGCATTGCCCCCGAGATCGCGCAGCTCTTGCAGAACCTTGTCGCCAATTCCATTAAATACGCAGGGGACGCTGTTCCTCGGGTGCATATTGATGTCCGGGAAATAGAGGGCGGTGTGCATATCGCGGTTTCGGACAATGGCGTCGGAATACCTGAGGCATTTCGCAAGACCGTTTTTGCACCGTTCAAGAGGTTGCAACAAACGGCCAGCCTGCCCGGCAGCGGTCTTGGCCTGGCCACCTGCCAGAAAGTTGCCAAACGTCACGGCGGCGACATCTGGTGCGGAGACGAAGCGCAAAGCGGCACAACCATCCACCTGACTCTGAAAGCGCGACCGGACGCGCCGGATCAATAACGCCCAAGATCGGCGCACTTTCTCTGCCGCGCCCCCCCCTGCAGAGGTTTGTGCGCGCATTCACAATAGTCGGTTACAAAGCGGCCAAAGCTGACAAAGGTTTCTGCCGCACTTTCACATAGGTCTTGTTGCCGCCAAGGGGCGTCCGCCAACCGCTCCAACTCTGCCAATAGCGCCCGCCAGAGCTGCGGCGCGGTCCCCCCCGACAGATAGGAGACCCCTGCCCCAGGAAGGGCAGTCTGCACAGCGTTCAAGAGTGTCCTTGCCCCAAAGCCAGCTCCATGCACCACGTAGAGCGCTCCCAGTAAAGCATCACGGGACAGTGCCACATGGGCCAAATCGATCTGCACCATGGGCCTGCAATAGCTCTCGCCCCCGATAGTATCTCGCCTTAGTGCCTCTATGTTACTGCGCAACGAACACTCAGCGAGCGCGTTCATCCCCAAGCGCAATTCTTCAAGCGATTGAAAGAACTCCAGATAAGCCGACATGATCAAACAATACCTATCTGCGGTCAGCCCTGGCTCAAGCAAAGATGCGATCCATGGGTGATCATGCAGCCGTTCGTGCTCCTCCGCTGTGGCTATGGCAAGGCTGCGGCGCACACTGATCCTCGGAATATCAGCCATGAAGATAGTCGGCATGCTGAGGAATTCTGATCACGAAACGTGCCCCATTCTCCTGCCTCTCAAGATCAAGGGCAATCGTACCGCCGTGTTTGTGCGCAATCCGCTGACAGATAGCCAGGCCAAGACCGCTCCCCTCCACGGCAGTATTTCCATGTGCGCGCTCCATCGGCTGAAAAATCTTGTCAGCGAATTTCAGATCGACACCCAATCCGTTGTCCGCAACCGAAATCTCCAAAACGTCTTCAGCAAACAAAACCGATGTAATCTCTATTACGGGCGAACGGTCAGGATGACGGTATTTCAATGCATTAGAAAGCAAATTGAGGAAGAGACGCTGCATCATCTGTTCATTGCTTTCGATGACAGGGAGGCGACCAACGGTGATTTGCGCATGCTCGGCCTGGATTTGTCCGGCAAGAAGATCCTGGACCTCTGCAACCACCTTCGAAAGATCTACAGGCTTGCGCTTCAATAGCTGGTTTTCCAAGATGACCAGCTCCAGTAGTCCTTCTGCCAGCTCTGATAGTTTCTCGCTGGATTTGAGTGCCAAAGCATGGGTTTCGCGCACAGCCTCCGGATCGAAACCATCTTCGCTCATCCATTCCAATGCCATGTTGATCCCGCGCAAGGGCGCCTTGAGATCATGCGCCGCCGTATAAGCAAAGGAACGCAGGTTTTCGTTCTCTTCTTTCAACAAGAGCTGAGAGGCCATAATATCGAGGAATTCAGTGAAAATCTCCCGGGCGCTTTGCAGTTCTGCGACATTCCACGGAATGCTCTGGTCGTTATGCTCTTGCGTCCAGCTCTCAAAAGACTTTCGCGGCGTGAGCCTCCCCTCGGCATCCAGCTCCTTCTTCGGCTCACCTGCCCAGTGAACCGTGCGTGTAACCGGTCCGCGAAACCAGATCAGTTGGCAAACCCGATGCACCACGATCGGCTGGATCAACACCCCGCAAGCCGTATCGATATGTTCGGCGGCATCTGGCCATTCCTTATGCAGCGAAATGGTCTGGAACTGGTCTGATCCACCCGGCCGATTGACGGCCCATTTTATCAGCTTTCGTATGAAATCAGGCGGCGGTGTACGCCCCGATGTGTGCAGGTTCACGCCGAACTGAAATGCGAACCCGTCAGCGCCAAGGAACTCGCGCAAAACCGGTATCAGCCTGCTGATGACCTCTTCGATATTACCATTGCGTCGCAGTGCAGCGGAGAACAGACTTTCGATCTGCCGTAAGCGCGAGATCATGTCTGCCGTATCGGTACGCTGCTGTTGGGAATGGCGCAACATGAGTGACGTGGCAATCTCTTGAACGAGGCTCCAGTTATCGAAGGGGATCTGCTGTACGTCGCCGTTATGAACAGCGATCAAGCCCCATAGTTTTCCCTGATGCATCAACGCGTTTGAGAAGCTCGAGGACACCCCGATATTCCTGAGATACTCAACGTGCATATTCGAAACCGATCTCAGAACGGAGCCCGTCAGGTCCAATTCCGAATTCTCCCCGGGAAGGCACACTATCCGCGCCGGTTCGCCTTCAACCGTGCCAATCGCCCGGTAGGGCACGATCGAATAGAGTTCGCGCACCGGCTTCGGGATGTCGGTGGCGGGAAAGCAAAGCCCCAGATAGGATGGAAGTGTGCCATCGGAACTCTCTGCGATCACCTCTCCCGACCAGTCTTCGTGAAACCTGTAGATTTTGACACGCGAATAACCGGTGATGTCACGCACCGCATCCACTGCGATTTGCAAGGATGCCTCAAAGTTCTCTGCGTGAATTATGCGCGCGCAAGCCGAACTACAGATGCGCATCTTCGCACGAACCTGATTTGCTGTCTCATTGCAATTGGGCACGATCTCGATGATCTGTAGCCCAGCGTGACTGTGCACCACAAAATCAAAAAGCGTGCCGTTGCGCTGAAGATCATAATCCAGGACACAATGCAGCATGCCCTGATCTTGCCTTGCATGAGTTACTTGCGCCGCAAGATCCGCGTCGATCTCACGCAAGGGCATTCCAAGCACAGCGTCAGAATCGATATCCCACAGTTCAGCAATATTCTCGGAGACACCGGTCACGACACCACTCTCAGAATCAATCAAAAGAAGAGCTCCGATGGGCTGAATTTTGCCAGACAAGTGTACTTGCTCCTGATCGCAGGAGTCTAAATTGGCAGGATCAGTTGTATTAAAAAAATGAGACAGGGAACGCGGTGCAGTCATTTCTCCCCCTATTTTTGAATCGCCAGAAAAGGACCTCGCGCAGTGCACGAAAACGACTTACCCCGTCATGATGGGACTACGACGATCGGCCCAAATGAGCCGCAGGGGCGAAAAAATCAGGTCATGTCAAAGGAGTATAGCTTGCGAGCAGAAAACCCCCGCGTCAAAACTTTAAACCTATCGTAAAAAATCTGCCCAGATCATACTGGCCTGCAACCGGCGCATTGCGCAGTTTGGTTTTGAGACGAGCGAAGAACCGTTGGTAGAGGTGGTCCTGCTTTTTCGACCAGAATGCAGCCCAGTTAAGGTGGATCAGGGTTTCACATCAGGCTGCCATTTTCATGGGTTCCGGTTTGCTGACATGGACCTCTTCGGGGGTCAATATGCCATGGGTCGAGTGGGGCCGCTCGGCGTTGTAATAGGCCAGCCATTTCCCAATACCGTCTCGGGCCTGTGACCCGGTCTCGAAGGCGCGCAGGTAGACGCATTCGTATTTCAACGACCGCCACAACCGCTCGATCATGCGATTGTCGATCCAGCGGCCCTTGCCATCCATCGATATCTTCACCTTGGCCTCCTTCAGCTCATCGGTCCAGTCGCTGCTGGTGAACTGCGATCCCTGATCGGTGTTGAAGATCTCCGGCGGGCCATATTTGGCCAGCGCCTCTTTCAGCGCCGCGACACAGAAGTCTGCCTCCAAGGTATTCGACAGCCGCCAGGCCAGCACCTTGCGGCTATACCAGTCCATGATCGCCACCAGATACAGGAACCCCCGCTCCATCCGGATATAGGTGATGTCGGCGCACCAGACCTGGTTGGGCCGGTTGATCGCCAGTCCCTTGAGCAGGTAGGGATAGATCTTGTGCGCCGGGTGCTTCTTGCTGGTGTTGGGCTCCTGGTAGATCGGCACCAACCGCATCAGGCGCATCAATCGCCGCACACGATGGCGGCCACATTTGTGACCCTGCCGCTTCATGTGCCGCGCCATCTGGCGAGAGCCATACCACGGGGTCTCCAGGAACTGCTTGTCGATGATCTCCATGAAGGCCAGGTTCTCAGCGCTCTCCCCCTTGGGCCGGTAATACAGCGTCGAGCGCGACAGTTGCAGCAGCCTGCATTGCCGCCGCTGGCTCAGCTCATGATCCTTGCTCACCATTTTTTGCCTCGCGTCCCGAGCAGTTGAACCGAGGCATTCGCTAAAAAATCCCGTTCCACCACCAGCTGCCCGATCTTCGAATGCAGCTTCTCGATCTCTGCCTCCTTCCCCTTCCCGGGATCAGCGCCTCGCCGGGTGAACGCCGTGGCCATGTTCTCGATCGCCGCCCGCTTCCACGTGCTGATCTGGTTCGGATGCACGCCATACTTCTTCGACAGCTCGGCCAGCGTCATCTCTTCTCGGATCGCTTCAAGCGCAACCTTCGCCTTGAACTCAGGCGTATGCGTCTTTCTCTTTGCCATTTCGGATCGTCTCTCTCGTCATACGATCCACCTTAACAACTGGTCCGAATTTCCGCGACCACCTCTGGTTCATTCCAGAGTCTCAAATCGGCCTTCCTGATAACACCCCCAAAAGTGACTCACTCGGTCACATTAGTGATCCTTTGAGGCTACGAAATACCCCCATGTCTGCTTCGCGCGAGACGAAGCAATGCTACCCTAGATTGTGACTCTCGCAAAGATCGTTGAACCACGGGTTTCGCGCGCGCTAGGGGGCTCTGCTGTACAAATCCGTATGTGGGCGCACTTCCCCTTTTCCGGGACGTGTTAGTTCTATTGGCATTGTGACAGGTATGCCAAGACCCCTGTAGCGGTTGAGAACCGCAACGCGGACCTGATCCGTTGCGATAGGGTCGGCTCACATTGAGGGATCTCTGGCGGCGGCAGAACGTGCTGGAATCCGGCACCGTCCAGTCCAATCCGACCAGCCGCAGCAGGCTCTCCACGAACTCTGCCGTCTGCCGAAGCGGCATGCCGAACTGCACCTTTTTCGGCAGGCAGTCTGGATCGCAGGGTCGCTGAAATGGCACTGACGCCCGCGTTTGCTGGTCGGCGGCAGTGTCCAAACCATGTCGGGATCTAACCAGATGAACAGCGATCCGCGACTATTGAAGCTGTCATTGCAAACCGAGCAATTTGTCGTCTTGTGCTTCGTGGGGGCCCAGCGGCTCATGACCTCCAGCTACCATACTGGCTTCACAAGGCGCATCCCACTCAGATGATTTGGGCAACAAAGCCCGCAAGGCCCTATCTTCGTGTTATGAGTCGACTGGCCTGTCTAAAACGTTTTCAATACGCCTCGACATCAATGGCATCAGATCGGCCACCAAATGTCTCGAAAAGGCGAAACCTATCGGCACTATGTTGCCGCATAGCAGCTTTAAACTGAACAGTTCTACCGTGTTTTAAAGGAACGGGACCCTCGGCGTCCCCCCAAAAAAACCACCGCTGACTTCTCAGCGGTGGCAAACTTTTGGTGGTCAGAACTGCAGCCTCAACTCGTCAAATTGCAGACTGATGCGGGCTTTCACACAAAACAACGTGTAAATGAAAGCAAATACCGGCCACTTCGCAACGCTAAGCCATTGAAAAAACACACTGTGGCCAGCGCGACTTTCAATTAATTTGGCCACTCTGAAAGCACATATTGGCCACTTGGCTTGCCGCCGAAGTATTCCAGTGATTTTCCCATGAATATTATTGGCATACAAGAAAAAAGCCGCCCCGGACCGGGGCGGCTCTTCTCTATACAGTAGGTGCACTTCGCTGAGTCATTTTATTACTCACCATGGCGGCAAAGCTGCTGTGCGATACAAGTCGATCCCGACCGCGGCCTCAGAGATCGCGGGTTTCACCCTATGCCTCTTCAGCCAGAAAAACTTTTCTCTCGCCGAAAACCCGGTGAGCTCTCTGATGCGACGATCCGTGGCGAAGGTGGCGTGGAACTCTGCGACTTTTTGGGGATCGAAACGGATGATGTCGCGCCCACCGTTGATCCCGCTCACCTTGAATGACGGCAGCCGAAGGTCGACATCATCCAGCTTTGTCAACTCCACGCAGGCTTCTCGCGAAGCCTTCAACAAGCTGCAGACCTGTTCATTCGACCAGCCAGTTAGAACCCGTTTCGCTACAGCTTTCACTTCTTCCGAAGATAGCCTCAGACCACCGATGCCGCGCTCACCTTCTGCGAGAGAGACATTTTTCAAGTGACCTCCAAGAACCAGGCCAAGAACCTGAATTGCTGAGAGCCGGGTCCGCTCGGCCACCTTCGAAAGCGGCGCGAGTTCAAGCTCTGAGCCTGACACCGACTGAGCGACCGCTTCCAACTCGTCCAATATGCGCTGAACATCCTCCGACAAGACCGTCTTATGCGCCCTTCCTCGCGAGTCAGTATGGTCATGGTAGATCAGCTCCAGCCAACGATCTGCTACCAAGTTTTCAGCGAGGGGCCTGGAGCAGTTCAAGAGGTCGGGCAGGTCCTTCAGCTTCTCGGTCTTTTTGAAGCGACGAGCGACCTCCTCCCCCGCAAGTGCGGGGAACGCGAAATGCGATGGGGCTTTGGGGGCGATCACACGCGCCGTCGCAAGGAGGTTGCGCAAGGAACGGGTGTCGAGCTGCTCCTGCTTGGCCAAAGAAGTCACCGTGTGCAAACGACGACGATGCAATTCTGCGCCCAAGATTTTCTCGCCAGGCGCCATGGGCAGATGGTCCCATATGAACTCTCGAGTGATCCGAACGATATCGCCTGGCTCCTTCAGCGATTTGGAGTGCGCCAATGCGTTATAGAAACAGCCAAACAGACTGCGGGTGCCAGGTTTCTTGCCCGTCTCGGCGAATTCGCGGAGACGATGCGTGAGAGCCTCTCGGATGCCAGTCTCACCGCGTGACGTAAAATGAAAGCCTATCGCCCCAGCATGGTCCCATTGGTCAACAGTGAGCTCTGGAAGCAACTGCTTCGGCCCGTAAGCGACAAGAACACCAAGAAGTTCTGTGCCACGCGCTGCTTGATCCTGATCCTCCCCCACTGAAGTGGTCCGCCGTTATGTTTAGGAAAACGGAGGATCAGAATGGCTACGAAGAGACACAAGCCGGAAGAGATTGTCACGAAGCTGCGGCAGGTTGAAGTGCTTGTCGGGCAAGGCATGGCGCGGGCGGATGCGATCCGCGAGGTTCGCATTACTGAGCAGACCTATTATCGCTGGCGCAAGAAATACGGCGGTATGGGAGCCGACCAACTCAGGGAACTGAAGCGCCTCCAGAAAGAGAACGAACGGTTGAGAAAAGCCGTCTCGGATCTGACTTTGGACAAGCTGATCCTGGCGGAGGCGGCAAAGGGAAACTTTTGAGCCCCGCTCGCCGCCGTGCCTGCATCGATCACGTTCGCACCCGGTTCCATCTGTCCGAGAGACGCGCCTGCCGTGTCTTGGGTCAGCACCGATCCACGCAGAGGAAAGTGCCGCATGGCCGTGCCGATGAGGAGCGTCTGGTCGCGGACATGGTCGAACTGGCGCGGCAGTATGGCCGTTACGGCTATCGTCGGATCGCGGCTTTGCTGAGAGATGCGGGCTGGGAGGTGAACGACAAGCGGGTCGAGCGCCTATGGCGACGAGAGGGGCTGAAAGTGCCAATGAAGCAACCGAAGAAGGGACGGCTCTGGCTTTATGACGGATCCTGTGTCCGGCTGCGCCCTGAGTATCGCAACCACGTCTGGAGCTATGACTTTGTCCACTGCCGGACGGAGGACGGAAAGGTCTTCCGGACGCTCAACATCTTGGACGAGCACAGTCGGGAATGCTTGGCGATCAAGGTGAAGCGCAAGCTGAACTCGGGTGACGTGATCGATGCCTTGAGCGACCTGTTCATCATGCGGGGTGTGCCGGATTACATCCGGTCTGACAACGGCCCGGAGTTCGTGGCTCAGGCCGTTCAAGATTGGATCAGGGCCGTCGGCGCCAAGACCGCCTACATCGCGCCCGGGTCACCTTGGGAGAACGGCTACTGCGAAAGCCTCAATGCCAGGTTCCGCGATGAACTGCTCAACGGAGAAGTCTTCTACAGCCTTCGGGAAGCGGAAATCCTGATCGAACAATGGAGGAAACACTACAATACCAAACGACCACATAGTGCCTTGGGCTATCGCCCTCCCGCCCCGGAAACCATCATCCCGATGGACCCGAGACCGGTCATGCACTAACAATCAAAACGGACCACTCAGGTGGGGCTGATCAGTCCAGCATGGCCGATCATCTCGATCAGACGCCCCAGTTCGCACGGCCCTACCATCGAACACACCGCGCGCCGCGCAGCAGCGTCAACTTCCGGCTCCGGCATGCGCATCTCGTGTAAAAGCTCAGCATTGTAGACCTCGATTGGATCAAGGTCTTCTTCCGTCATCACGACAACACGGTCGGCAAAGGATGACGGCACCTGCCTTGCAATAACCCGCAGCTCATCATCGACCCTTGGGCTTGCCGCCCGTTCGGCAGCTTTCACCATGATCGCGATCCGCTTCCCAGAGCGCTGGGTGGCGCGATAGTCGAAGAAATGCGTTGCGGGTCTGCCGTCAGCATTCCGATAGAAAAAGGGCACCTGGTTTTCCAAGCTCGCGATGTCTTTTCGTGCCTGAACCACCAGACCAACCCTAAGCTCATAGAGGGATTCGAAGTTCATCCCCTCTCCCTCATCCGGGCCCAATACAAGCTGGCCGGTGAAGTGCTCACGCCGCCCCTTGGCGACCTTGCGTGCATCAACAGCCGGCCGCGGAAGGCGAACGCCCCCATCTGCTAATTCCATCATTGCGAAACCCTCTCGCTGTGGGCGTTTGCGCCCCACTGATCAGCCCCACCTGAGTGGTCCGTTTTGATTGTTAGTGCATGACCGGTCTCGGGTCCATCGGGATGATGGTTTCCGGGGCGGGAGGGCGATAGCCCAAGGCACTATGTGGTCGTTTGGTATTGTAGTGTTTCCTCCATTGTTCGATCAGGATTTCCGCTTCCCGAAGGCTGTAGAAGACTTCTCCGTTGAGCAGTTCATCGCGGAACCTGGCATTGAGGCTTTCGCAGTAGCCGTTCTCCCAAGGTGACCCGGGCGCGATGTAGGCGGTCTTGGCGCCGACGGCCCTGATCCAATCTTGAACGGCCTGAGCCACGAACTCCGGGCCGTTGTCAGACCGGATGTAATCCGGCACACCCCGCATGATGAACAGGTCGCTCAAGGCATCGATCACGTCACCCGAGTTCAGCTTGCGCTTCACCTTGATCGCCAAGCATTCCCGACTGTGCTCGTCCAAGATGTTGAGCGTCCGGAAGACCTTTCCGTCCTCCGTCCGGCAGTGGACAAAGTCATAGCTCCAGACGTGGTTGCGATACTCAGGGCGCAGCCGGACACAGGATCCGTCATAAAGCCAGAGCCGTCCCTTCTTCGGTTGCTTCATTGGCACTTTCAGCCCCTCTCGTCGCCATAGGCGCTCGACCCGCTTGTCGTTCACCTCCCAGCCCGCATCTCTCAGCAAAGCCGCGATCCGACGATAGCCGTAACGGCCATACTGCCGCGCCAGTTCGACCATGTCCGCGACCAGACGCTCCTCATCGGCACGGCCATGCGGCACCTTCCTCTGCGTGGATCGGTGCTGACCCAAGACACGGCAGGCGCGTCTCTCGGACAGATGGAACCGGGTGCGAACGTGATCGATGCAGGCACGGCGGCGAGCGGGGCTCAAAAGTTTCCCTTTGCCGCCTCCGCCAGGATCAGCTTGTCCAAAGTCAGATCCGAGACGGCTTTTCTCAACCGTTCGTTCTCTTTCTGGAGGCGCTTCAGTTCCCTGAGTTGGTCGGTTCCCATACCGCCGTATTTCTTGCGCCAGCGATAATAGGTCTGCTCAGTAATGCGAACCTCGCGGATCGCATCCGCCCGCGCCATGCCTTGCCCGACAAGCACTTCAACCTGCCGCAGCTTCGTGACAATCTCTTCCGGCTTGTGTCTCTTCGTAGCCATTCTGATCCTCCGTTTTCCTAAACATAACGGCGGACCACTTCAGTGGGGGAGGATCAGGCCCTCGTGGCCTCTGGACTGTCGAGAAGATTGGCCTCTTTAGAAATTTCCGAAGAAATTCCTAAAACTTTTTTCTGTTTCCTTAAGGCTTTGTTTTTCTGAAGGATAATCAAGAGAAAGAGCGCGTTCGGCTTCCTGAGCCCGCTATCAAACTCGCCGAGAGTCGATGAGCAGACGACCGGAGCCGACTGGACGCGTCGAGATCAACAAGGCACCCTGGCGTGCCTGTGACCCACTCCGAGGCGTAACCGCCCGCCCCAAACACGAACAGCCGATTATCTGAGCACGCCCGAGCCGTGAGCAACATCTGGCGCTCGTCACCTCGGAGGGCCACGCGTTCGAGCCCATACTCAAGCGTCGGCTCCAGGCTGGGAACGCTGAGCTAATCTACGGGGGCGGCATATGGCCGAAGACGTTGAGGGCGCTAAACATCAATGTCGCCTTACAGAACTGCATGTTTAATTCAAAAGAGCAGGCAGTGCGTTTCCGGGATCTCCATTGTCGAGTGCGCATTGAATGAGCGCATCGACAATGGAGCTCCCAGAAAATCGCTGATCAAAAATAAGGAAAATCGAAAACATTACTAAACTCGTTTCGTCTCTCGCGAAACAGCCAACCTTGTTATCGGAGCAAGCAAACAAACAAACACAAAGCGATGAGCGGAAATCTTGAAGCTGCCCATACTGGGCAGCACTGTAGGAGAGCATTATGCCCCGTGATTTCACTCTAACCCTTCCGCAAACCGCTTTTATTCTCAACCATGGCGAGGCTCTATGCTCCGCCACGGCATTGCTGGGCGGCTATGCCGCCGAGCGTCGGTTCAAAAACCTCTACAACGATATGTGCCTGCGTTCATCGACGACCCGCCGTCTCGAACGCGAGCTGGATTGGCTCGAAGACCTGCTTGGGCTCGAACACGTTCACGATTTCGATCGTATCGAGGCAGAACTCTTCGCCGAGATCGATCCCAGCGACCCCGTGGTCGCAGAGATCTGCTTGCTCTTGGACGGCCTGCGAGATGCCCGGAGGGCTTCCCGGGCCGCATAAACACCCCTGGCGCGCAACGCGCGCCAGCTTGAAGCATCCTCCAAAACGGGTGATGCAGACGAAGAGGAATCGCAATGCATGAGACCGCCACCGTCCGCCAAGACGGACTCGAAAGGCTTGCAGCGCAAGCCATTGCCAACCATCGACGCTTCGCGCACAGCTACAAAGATCGGCGTCACCTCGTCACCTATGCGAACCGGACCGGATTGGATCAACTGGTCAAGGCCAGTCCGGAAGACCTGTTCGCACAGCACACGCTTGCCGAAGCCCAAGAGCTCATCTTTCGTCTCGCAGACGATGTCGCGCAAAACGGCGGCGTGCCCCAGGTCGAGCGCACCGAATATGGAGATGCGCATCTCACCGGTGGCACGGAAGCAAGCAAACATCTGCAGATCATCGCCGATCGTTTGCGCAGCTATCTCGACCTCGGCTGGCAGGTGCACGATCGCTTGCTTGCTGAGAGGCTGCTGAAATCGGCTCCGGCGGAGGGTTCAGCAACCTTATCTCGCCCCACAACATTGGCTTGAGCGTCATCAAGTTGCGGGCCCTTGGGCCTGCAACCCTTAACTTCTGCAGCGCGCCGATCGCCATCGGAAAAACCGGTCCATTGCGGGCTTCGACCTTTTCTACCCTTACGCCTCTTTGGGCGTGCCCACCTCATACGCAGTAGTCGCGATTTCAAGTCTACCGCTTGACTCTGCCAGCGCCTTTACGTCGCATTTTCAACGCGGTAGGTTCAATACAACGATTAGCCGTAGGAGTTTCATCGGGCTTTGAATGCGTTCATCTGCCTAAAGCGTCACACATCCAATGGCGTATTAACCACCAAACTCAAGCCCATTCGTTCAAACTGGATATTAAGAAGAAAATGCCTATTTTCGAGATCGAAAAAGATGACCTTCTT
It encodes:
- a CDS encoding IS3 family transposase (programmed frameshift) — encoded protein: MATKRHKPEEIVTKLRQVEVLVGQGMARADAIREVRITEQTYYRWRKKYGGMGTDQLRELKRLQKENERLRKAVSDLTLDKLILAEAAKGKLLSPARRRACIDHVRTRFHLSERRACRVLGQHRSTQRKVPHGRADEERLVADMVELARQYGRYGYRRIAALLRDAGWEVNDKRVERLWRREGLKVPMKQPKKGRLWLYDGSCVRLRPEYRNHVWSYDFVHCRTEDGKVFRTLNILDEHSRECLAIKVKRKLNSGDVIDALSDLFIMRGVPDYIRSDNGPEFVAQAVQDWIRAVGAKTAYIAPGSPWENGYCESLNARFRDELLNGEVFYSLREAEILIEQWRKHYNTKRPHSALGYRPPAPETIIPMDPRPVMH
- a CDS encoding IS3 family transposase (programmed frameshift), whose amino-acid sequence is MATKRHKPEEIVTKLRQVEVLVGQGMARADAIREVRITEQTYYRWRKKYGGMGADQLRELKRLQKENERLRKAVSDLTLDKLILAEAAKGKLLSPARRRACIDHVRTRFHLSERRACRVLGQHRSTQRKVPHGRADEERLVADMVELARQYGRYGYRRIAALLRDAGWEVNDKRVERLWRREGLKVPMKQPKKGRLWLYDGSCVRLRPEYRNHVWSYDFVHCRTEDGKVFRTLNILDEHSRECLAIKVKRKLNSGDVIDALSDLFIMRGVPDYIRSDNGPEFVAQAVQDWIRAVGAKTAYIAPGSPWENGYCESLNARFRDELLNGEVFYSLREAEILIEQWRKHYNTKRPHSALGYRPPAPETIIPMDPRPVMH